TTGCCCCGGTAGGCGTGCCTTTGCAGGCCGCGCAGCCACAGTACGCTCAACCCCAATATGCGCAGCCTCAATATGCACAGGCACCCCAGCCAGTGCAAGCAGCGCCGCAATATGTGATCCCACAATTGCCAGCCTCTACCATGGCCGCTGCACAAAGCCGTGCCGCCTATCCGGTAATGGCCGCTACTGCTCCGGCACCCATGTCCGGTATCCCGCAGTTGCCCGCTACTGCCTTGAATAACAGGGCGCCAGCACCAGTATCGGTACCTGCGCCTCAACAGGCTTATGCAGGCAATGTTATTCCAGCGACAGTGAAGGGGGGCTCCAGCGGTAACGTCAGTACGACGACAGGTGCAGCAACGGTATATCAGATTCCACCAGCTAATCTGACACGCAGCCCATTATCACAAGCGCCACAATCAACACAGGCCTCACAAGCTGCATCGGTGCAAACGAATCCACTGCAAAATCAGGCCGCGCCAAAAAACAGTGATGCAAGCGGCAGTGCTGCTAATGTACCGGCACTGGTGACACCTTATGTGCCACCCAAAGCCAGCTATTCAGCCGCGCCCGTGCCTGTGCCGCAACAATACGCAGCGGCTGGCAACAACGCTTATACTGCTGCTCCAGCCAACCTGGCCCAGACAGGCAAAGCGCGGCCAGCGAAGGCCGCCAATGTGAGTGCAGAAGAAGCGGCGTTGCTGAAAGAGATAGATTCGATCAACGAACTCAAACGCACAGAAGTATCGGTCGAAGTCGCGGCCAGAGCGCGCAGTGGAGAAAAAGGCCTGTCAGCGTTGACCGATGTAGAAATCCCGATCGAAGCCCGCATCAACACCCTCGGCCTCGGCCAGTTCGGTCTCAAGATTATTCCCGTGGTGGCCGACGCGGGTACCCTGTATCTGAACGACCCTGCTGTTTCAGGCCAGTTTGGCCGCAATGCCATCGTGGTAGAACGTGCCAGATACGCCAAAGTCCCGTTCACCACCATCGCCCGCCAGCAAGGCCTGTCCAACGTCGCCACACTCGATGAAGAAGCCAAAGGCGTCGCCCTCAACCTCAGCTACGAAATAGCCGGTGTCAGAGCAGACATAGGCTCCAGCCCCATAGGCTTCCCCGTACAAAATGTAGTCGGTGGCCTGCGCTGGAGTGGCAGTGATGATGGCGCCAGCCTAGGCATAGAAATCGCCAGACGCTCCGTGACAGACAGCTACCTCTCCTATGCCGGAGCCAAAGACAGCCTCTACGGACTCACCTGGGGTGGCATCACCCGCACCGGCGTCAAGATCGACACCTCCTATGACGGCGAAGATGGCGGCGTCTATGCCAGCCTGGGCTACTACGGCCTCACAGGTAAAAACGTCGCCAAGAACACCGAAGCAGAAGTCGGTGTCGGCGCCTACTGGCGCGCCTACAAAACCAATGACTTCAGCTTCACCACTGGTTTAGGGCTCACCTCCTTCTTCTACCAGAAAAACCTGCGCTACTTCACCTACGGACATGGCGGCTACTTCAGCCCCAAATCCTATGTCGCGCTCGGTATTCCGCTAGAGATAGCAGGCCGCAAAGGCAAGTTCTCCTACCAGCTCGCCACCTCACTCGGTGTCCAGCACTTCCGCGAACTGTCAGCCTTGTATTACCCAAACTCAGCAACAGACCAGGCAGAGCTGGAGCAATTTGCAGCAGCCAACCCCACCATCAACATCCAGACCATTTACCCTGGTCAGACCAGGACAGCGTTCGCGTTTAAAGTGGGTGGAGCAGCAGAATACCAGCTGACGCCGCATTTATTCCTTGGTGGCAAGATCAGTGCAGATAACTCGGGAGATTTCAACGACACCTCGGCAGCCCTGTACCTGCGCTACAGCTTTGAGCCGCGCAAGGCCCCGGTGACATTCCCGCCTGTCGCTCCTAAGGCGTATTACCAGGGTAATTAAGTATTTTTTGAAAGCAAGAGATCATGAAAGTCGCGGCACACCATATTCAATCACTCTTTGCGGGTCTGTTGGCCTTGAGCTTTGTTGCAAACGCATATGCGCAAGACCCAAATGCAGAAGGCCGCAATTTTCTTGCTGAAGGAAATAATAGCGCTGCCAGTAAAAAATTTGCAGAAGCCGCCAAGATCAACCCGTTTGATGCTTCGGCTCTCAATAACCAGGCCGTTGCTCTGGCTGCACAGGGCGATAATGAAAAAGCGCTTAATCTGCTGGAAAGGGCAAACCGTCTTGCCCCCAACCGTGCTGATATCGCAGCTAACCTCAATGAATTACGGAACTGGATGAACCGCAATACGCCACAAGTCGCTGCCGTGCAGAGAAAGGCTCCGGTACCTGGTGCTTACCCCAATCAGGGTGATATTCCACCAGAGCCGCCACCTCTGTGGAAAAAATGAATAAGCTTATTTCCGCAACATTCTTGCAAATTGCTGAATTCTGAGGCACTATACTTTTGAAATATCTGCTTAGGCGGGTAAAACCATGCAAAAACAATAATTAAGCTGAATACATACGCAAATATTGATATGAAACACATTGCTTTCTTTTTCTTCTTTTATTTTAGCTATTCCAAGCCAAGGGCGGTGGAAAGACGGTAAGCACTCGAAGAAAAAGAGCCAAACCAAAATTCTAAAAAACCGCCCGATCAGGCGGTTTTTTTTTGCCCTTGCATTTATTACCCATAATTTGCATTCAGGCCAGGAAAAAGATTGAACCGTATTTTTTGACTACATTGACACATATTATTTTTTAAGAATTCTCAGGAGAAAACATGCAACGCACCGATGATTTACGCATACGCGAAATGAAGGAACTGGTTCCACCCTCACATTTAATACGTGAGTTTGCCTGTTCCGAAAAAGCGTCGGAAACCGCAGCCAATGCCCGTACCGCCCTGCATCGCATCCTGCATGGTCAGGATGACAGATTGATGGTCGTGATCGGCCCTTGCTCCATTCATGACACCAAGGCCGCGATGGAATATGCACAGCGCCTGGCAGAAGAACGCCCGCGCTTTGCCGGTGAGCTGGAAATTATCATGCGCGTGTATTTTGAAAAACCGCGCACCACGGTAGGCTGGAAAGGACTTATCAATGATCCTTACCTCGACAACAGCTTCCGCATCAATGATGGATTGCGCATAGCCCGTGAATTGCTGCTGAACATCAATGAACTCGGCCTGCCTGCCGGTACTGAATACCTCGACGTCATCAGCCCACAATACATCGCTGACCTGATCAGTTGGGGTGCGATTGGTGCCCGCACGACTGAATCACAAGTTCACAGGGAACTGGCATCCGGCTTGTCCTGTCCGGTAGGTTTCAAGAATGGTACAGACGGTAATGTCAAAATCGCGGTCGATGCGATCAAAGCTTCATCCCAGCCTCACCATTTTTTGTCGGTGACCAAGGGCGGCCATTCTGCCATCGTATCGACCAATGGCAATGAAGATTGCCACATCATCCTGCGCGGTGGCAAAGCACCTAACTACGATGCTGCCAGTGTCGATGCTGCCTGCAAGGACATCGCCAATGCGGGCCTGGCATCCCGTTTGATGATAGATGCATCGCATGCCAACAGCTCAAAGAATCCTGCTAACCAGATACCAGTCTGTGCAGATATCGGCAAACAAATTGCAGATGGCGACACCCGCATTGTCGGTGTCATGATCGAATCCCATCTGGTTGCTGGTCGCCAGGATCTGGTGCCCGGTAAGGAACTTGTCTATGGTCAGTCAGTGACGGATGGCTGCATAGATTGGGAATCCAGCATCAAGGTGCTGGAAGGTTTGGCAGAATCTGTCAAGCAAAGGCGGTTGAAGCAGGCTTATTGAAGTAATTTCCATAAAGTACAACCAGAAACTCATGACGGCATCTGTAAGCTGTCATGAGTATGGATTTGCTGAACTTTGCTATTGAATCGATGCAAACTTTGCCCACAAAATTGATCGTCTCGGCAAAAATGCCTGGTCAGCTGGATCATGAACAAAGATTGATGGCCGATTATGCGGCCGGTCTTGGCATAGCTGTTGAGACTGCATCGGAAAAAATGATGGAACGTGGCAAAGTGCCACTTTCGCACGACATGCTGGTGATGGGAACCGTGCCGTTTGTGCATCATGCCCTGCGTTTGCTCGGAGCGCAGTTGCCCCAGCATACGCCATACCCTGAAGTATTGAAACCATGGCTTTACAGAAAAGTATGGCAAGAAAAGAGCTTGAGACGTGTGCTGGATCGCTTGCAGAATGGTGGCCCACGTTTGTTCATCAAACCAGTTTCAGGCTGGAAGCGATTTACTGGTTTCGTTCCTGATTTTGCGGATGATTACCGGTTCAATGGAGTTTCGAAAAGCATGCCAGTCTGGGTTTCAGAACCAGTTACTTTTGTGAGTGAATGGCGGGTGTATGTTTTGCATGGGGAAATTCAGGATATTAAACTCTGTGATCACGGCGGCGATGCACAGGTGACACCAGACTTGAATGAGATAGGGAAGGCACTGCAACTTTACTGGATGCGCATATTGCACCAAGTGGTTTTGTAATTGATTTTGGTGTTACTGCACAAGGTTATACCGCTCTCATAGAAATGAATGACGGTTTTTCATTTGGCGCTTATGACGGACTTTCTGCAAAAATATACTGGGATATCACCTGGGCAAGATGGCAGGATATTTTTCCCTTCGTGACATGCAAATAGCGCGCACAAAATTTATCCGGTAAGACGCAAGTGAGCTCTATGGCAATCAATCATACACAAGGCTCAGTCAAACTCAATACCGCTTGGTCAACGTCATCTGATCGCCTTCGCGGCGCATTTCCATGCGGTTCAGGAAAGACATGCCCAGTAAGGGTGTGGACAGGCCTTGTTCTATGATGGACGCTTCGACTTGGTACAATTCCACATCACCAATTTTGACTGTATCCAGTTTGACTAGATAAGTGGGCACTACGCCGCCTGCAGTACTTGCGCTACCTGGCCTGCCTTGCCTGTAATTAATGCCTAGCCTGACTGCATCTGCTGCTGGCAAGGCTATCAGGCTGGCACCTGTGTCCACCAGCATATTGATGCTGACACCATTAATCATTGCTGGTGCCGTGAAATGGCCGCGATCACCTGCCTTCAAGACAACGCTGCTACCACTGCTTGGTGCCGAACGATGCACAGTTTGCCCCATCGTCAGTAACTTGCGCTTGCCATTGATCATGACAGTGGCTGACTCACGGTCGGCGTCAATGAGCTTGACGTCGCTGGCAATATTGCTACCGACATTGTAAGTTTTGGGTGGTGCACCATCTACCACCAATATGGCTTTGCCCGGAAATAAACCGACCACGCCTATGTCGGTGGCATGCGCCACAGCAACACAGCCTAACAGGTACACGGTACTTAAAAGTTTCAGTTTTTTCACAGGCAGGCGCATGCTGATCAATCGCGGAAGTTATTGAATTCCAAAGGCAGGTCCTTGATTTCCTTGCGCAGCATTGCCATGGCTGCTTGCAGGTCATCACGCTTGGCACCCGTCACACGCACAGCGTCACCCTGTATGCTGCCTTGCACTTTCAGTTTGCTCTCTTTGATCGCCTTGACGATTTTCTTGGCATCTTCGGTTTCTATGCCGTTTTTCACCTTGATGCCTTGCTTGACTTTATCACCGCCGATTTTTTCTATCTTGCCCATGTCGAGAAAGCGTACATCGACATTGCGCTTGGCCAGGGTCATGGTCAATTCTGTACGAACCTGATCGAGATGGAATTCAGAATCGCCGTAAATAGTCAGTTCACGGTCTTTTTGTTCAACTTTGGCGCTGCTGCCTTTGAGGTCGAAGCGATTGGTGACTACCTTATTGGTCTGGTCTATGGCATTCTTGACATCAACCATATTGGCTTCAGAGACGGTATCGAAAGAGGGCATCTTGCTTCCTTGCTTAAAATAATGAATTAAACGCCATTTTAGCAAATGCAGGCAGGCATGAGAGAGCAAAGGCTATAATTTGGGTCTTATGACGAATTTACTCACATTTTCAGCAGATTATTCTCTGCAAAACCTCAATACCTTTGGCATTGCCGCCTGCGCCAGCCAGTTTTTGCGTATAGAGCAACTGGCGCAACTGCAAGCCATCTTTGCTGATGCCGAACTAAAAACCTTACCGCGCCTGATACTTGGGGGGGCAGTAATCTTGTTTTGTCTGATTACGTCAATGCGCTGGTCTTGCAGATGTGCATGAAGGGCAGGCAAATTCTGTCTGAAGACGACAACTATGTGTATGTGCAGGCTGCCGCAGGCGAGAACTGGCATGAATTTGTGCTGTGGACACTGGAACAAGGTTTGAGCGGGCTGGAAAACCTGTCACTGATACCCGGCACCGTGGGTGCGGCACCCATACAGAATATAGGAGCTTATGGTATCGAAATCCAGGAAGTCTTCAGCAGTCTGAGCGCCTTTGATTTTGTCACTGGCCAGTTGGTGGAAATCGACAAGGCTGCATGCCGCTTTGCCTATCGCGACAGTATTTTCAAGCAGGAATATAAAGACCGCATGGTCATACTCAGTGTGCGCTTTGCCTTGCCCAAGCGCTGGCAGGCAAGGTTGGGTTATGCCGATGTCTCGCAGTATTTAAACCAGCACCAGATTACCGAGCCCAGCGCCAGAGATATCAGTGATGCTGTCATTGCCATACGCCAGGCAAAATTGCCAGATCCAGCCCAGATAGGCAATGCAGGCAGTTTTTTCAAAAACCCGATAGTCCCCGCGAGTTTGCGCAACAGCTTGCTGGCTGCCTATCCCGGACTGGTCAGCTATCAGCAAGATAGTGGTGACTACAAGCTGGCAGCTGGCTGGCTGATCGATCAGTGTGGCTGGAAGGGCAGGCAGATGGGCAAGGCAGGCGTCTATGAAAAACAGGCACTGGTGCTGGTTAATCATGGCGGTGCCAGCGGGGCAGAGGTAAGAGCGTTGGCGCAGGCAGTGCAGGCGGATGTGATGGGCAAGTTTGGCGTGTTATTGGAAGTTGAGCCAGTGTTTTTCTGAGGCGTTTATTCGTCGCTACAGGTTTTACTACAAGGCTGTGAATATCATCTTCGAGTATTTTTTAACAGGTAATTGAATGACGGAATTTTTAACAGCAAATAGTGCGGCACACAGCTCTGAACCAGAGGGGGAAGTGTTGCCCCTGGCACCAGCTACAACAGACACGCAGGACCCTGGCGACAATCATGCTACCTCCCTGCGTCGTTTGTTGGCAGAGGCCATGCGCGTGAGTATTTGCTTAAAACCGAGGTGGCAGGGACTGCCAGCATCACCCTGGCTGATCGCGCTATTGATGTTCTTTTACCTGGGCTGCCACATAGGCCTGCAGCGCCTCATGTTCGTTGGCGCTGCCCGGTTTTATTGGCAAGTTCTGGCTTCAGGCTGGTTGGAATTCGCTGCTCTTGCCTGGGGATGTTACTGCTTGCGGCCAGTGCGTATACAAACGCAGGGAAACGATGCAACTTCTGACAGCAGGGCACCGGATGCGGCGCATTTTTTTGTGCTGGCACTTGCTCAAATGCTGGTATTGAATGTTGTCATCTGCACTATCGGCGCCTTACTCATACATGTGGGTTGGTATGATCTGTCAAAATTATCCATGCGCATGCAATGGCTGGTCTATCTTGTGCCACCGGTCGTAGTTTTGTTTATTCAGTGCTTGTTCTTCTGGCGCGCCAGTGACAGGCGCGTACTTGCCATGCTGTCTGTCATCATCGCCATGGCAGCGGCTGGTGCTTTGGGTATCAGCACCAATGCAACACAATTCTGGTATCCGGTCCAGGAAAAGACAGAAAAAAATGAGGAAGATACAGAGATCAAGTCCCCCGAAATTACCCAGGAAATATTCGAGGAGCAAGCGCTTTTGCTGAACCAAAAACTCGAGGCACTGCAAGCACACAGACCAGGCATCATAGACTTGTACAGCCTCAGTTTTGCACCTTATGGTGAAGAGAATGTCTTCCTGAATGAGACCAGCATGGTCACGCAAGTGATGGCGAAACGTTTTGATGCAGAGGGGCGCAGTCTGCAACTGGTGAATAATCCGGGAACCATCCATAGCCTGCCCTGGGCTACACCCCTGAATCTGCAGCGCGCCATACAGCAGTTGGCAAAACGCATGGATGTCAATGAAGACATCC
This is a stretch of genomic DNA from Undibacterium sp. KW1. It encodes these proteins:
- a CDS encoding TIGR02281 family clan AA aspartic protease; protein product: MKKLKLLSTVYLLGCVAVAHATDIGVVGLFPGKAILVVDGAPPKTYNVGSNIASDVKLIDADRESATVMINGKRKLLTMGQTVHRSAPSSGSSVVLKAGDRGHFTAPAMINGVSINMLVDTGASLIALPAADAVRLGINYRQGRPGSASTAGGVVPTYLVKLDTVKIGDVELYQVEASIIEQGLSTPLLGMSFLNRMEMRREGDQMTLTKRY
- a CDS encoding tetratricopeptide repeat protein; translation: MKVAAHHIQSLFAGLLALSFVANAYAQDPNAEGRNFLAEGNNSAASKKFAEAAKINPFDASALNNQAVALAAQGDNEKALNLLERANRLAPNRADIAANLNELRNWMNRNTPQVAAVQRKAPVPGAYPNQGDIPPEPPPLWKK
- a CDS encoding YajQ family cyclic di-GMP-binding protein — its product is MPSFDTVSEANMVDVKNAIDQTNKVVTNRFDLKGSSAKVEQKDRELTIYGDSEFHLDQVRTELTMTLAKRNVDVRFLDMGKIEKIGGDKVKQGIKVKNGIETEDAKKIVKAIKESKLKVQGSIQGDAVRVTGAKRDDLQAAMAMLRKEIKDLPLEFNNFRD
- a CDS encoding C13 family peptidase — translated: MTEFLTANSAAHSSEPEGEVLPLAPATTDTQDPGDNHATSLRRLLAEAMRVSICLKPRWQGLPASPWLIALLMFFYLGCHIGLQRLMFVGAARFYWQVLASGWLEFAALAWGCYCLRPVRIQTQGNDATSDSRAPDAAHFFVLALAQMLVLNVVICTIGALLIHVGWYDLSKLSMRMQWLVYLVPPVVVLFIQCLFFWRASDRRVLAMLSVIIAMAAAGALGISTNATQFWYPVQEKTEKNEEDTEIKSPEITQEIFEEQALLLNQKLEALQAHRPGIIDLYSLSFAPYGEENVFLNETSMVTQVMAKRFDAEGRSLQLVNNPGTIHSLPWATPLNLQRAIQQLAKRMDVNEDILFLHMSSHGASDGELSAGMWPLSVKSVTPEDLKKWLDEAGIKYRVISISACFAGNWVAPLSDAKSLVMTASDADHTSYGCGSKSDLTFFGRAMYDEQLRNKTLSFEAAHAAARPIIKQREEEAGKSDGYSNPQIAVGEEIRGRLKLLEQRLEAQK
- the aroG gene encoding 3-deoxy-7-phosphoheptulonate synthase AroG — protein: MQRTDDLRIREMKELVPPSHLIREFACSEKASETAANARTALHRILHGQDDRLMVVIGPCSIHDTKAAMEYAQRLAEERPRFAGELEIIMRVYFEKPRTTVGWKGLINDPYLDNSFRINDGLRIARELLLNINELGLPAGTEYLDVISPQYIADLISWGAIGARTTESQVHRELASGLSCPVGFKNGTDGNVKIAVDAIKASSQPHHFLSVTKGGHSAIVSTNGNEDCHIILRGGKAPNYDAASVDAACKDIANAGLASRLMIDASHANSSKNPANQIPVCADIGKQIADGDTRIVGVMIESHLVAGRQDLVPGKELVYGQSVTDGCIDWESSIKVLEGLAESVKQRRLKQAY
- a CDS encoding ATP-grasp domain-containing protein, which codes for MSMDLLNFAIESMQTLPTKLIVSAKMPGQLDHEQRLMADYAAGLGIAVETASEKMMERGKVPLSHDMLVMGTVPFVHHALRLLGAQLPQHTPYPEVLKPWLYRKVWQEKSLRRVLDRLQNGGPRLFIKPVSGWKRFTGFVPDFADDYRFNGVSKSMPVWVSEPVTFVSEWRVYVLHGEIQDIKLCDHGGDAQVTPDLNEIGKALQLYWMRILHQVVL